In Plasmodium chabaudi chabaudi strain AS genome assembly, chromosome: 9, the sequence TCAATaactttttcattaaaataaacTAATAAGGGTGTTGATATTTCTTTGGTAGTATCTCCTATACCTAATTGgccatatttattatttccccAGACAAAAACATTATAGTTATGCATTAAAGCTACTATATGCTCAAGTCCGCATGATATTTTTCGAATGGTTTGTTTGGAAAAAATTGGATTAATTGTTAGTTTATTTCTATTCGTTTTGTCTCCTAAACCTAATTGGCCGTGATTATTTAGTCCGACTATTTCgaaatcattattttcatatataactattatattattagggccattgtatatattttttatcttcaCATTATGCCGtatgtttaaaaaacataattttttttttctatctattaaatattcctataaaattaattgaaCAAATGAATAGTAGGTGATATATGAATGTGTAAATATGCGAGACATGTAAGAAATAGCCACGCttttgtttaaaataaaaaaacaactatattgttataatttataatattgctttacaacaaataaaaactataatatatattatgtttaaaaTGATAGTTTCATATTTGTCTATCTTTtactatttaatatttactatgcacatttatatatatatattttttctctctTTTAAAAGATATACATTTGTTCCATGAAGAATAAGACGACTTTTCACATTTCCTTGgcccattttatttaaaacataaaaatataggcgttaatatatttaggTTTATGCGCCTAGCTTTTTAGTTCATATGATAATTTAAGGTATACATTATAAGTGGAATTATTATAAggatatttattatattgacTCATTAttatcgtttttttttaatttctaaGGAATACCATTTTCCTTGAACTTATTTTCAGAAAGTTTGTATTACAATTACCCTTTTAAAATACACTTAATTACTTTTAAGAATACTATTGTTATTAactaaaatttatatttaatgcaCGTTtcgataaaaatgttatatttatataaaggaATAATAAgccaataaatatataagagAAATATGAAATGTGAAAATTTTACACATTGGTGGACATTTTCAcacattaataaaaattatagtttaaattataaataaaaattaattaattctctatataaaaaatgctatATTTTCTGTTATACTTTATAgttatttgaattataaatgataagGCAGAACAAGAATGGTAAAacgaaaatatatatcattgaaaataaaagatttaCAAGCATTCCCAATATATCAAGATatccatttatatttatagcttataaatgtaatataaagctaatgtatatatatttattacaagTGATggaaaaacataataattattattatagctGACTATTATGCAAAATATAGGCATGCCTATaatatggatatatttatttaaaagcaTTTgtgataaataattaacaaaattgtataggtgtgcatatgcatacacAGTTTCAGTTAATTGAGAACCAAAAAAGtagttttaaaatataatatcaaattataagccaaaaaacaaaaacgaaaaataaaatatgtaaaatataatataaaataagtattattaacggtagaaaaaaaatgtgaaacAGAAAAATATCCTAAGACACCTTGGAAGCATATTTCGCCGAAAAAACCATGTgcaatgaaataaaaaaatcaaaaatgaAAGATAAAAAGCAAACGACAGTGTTTgctacatataaatataatatataacttaAGTTACAAAACCATTTTGTTTCGATAATATTGGGAGAAGCAATATTGATATTAAGGGGGGTTCCATTTCCGTTTTGAATagcatttaaataattatcataTGAACAGAAAAATAAGCTTCCTTCAGCAATGTAACTTGAAATAATAACTAGGGATGCTAAAAACAATACTGTGCATCCATTTATTATGACTCCAATAAAAAGAGAATATTTACATGCTTTCACAAttgaatataaatcatAGCAACCCAAAACGCTGAATAAAATTGATGATATAGCTGTGGTTATCAATACTAAATAGAAGCATAAATCCTTATGTTTTTGGGTATAATGTATAATCGTTTTAATTGTCTCATCAAGCGAATCTGCattaaaaacattatattttggtAAAACCGTattatagaaataataattttttaataatatataaaagagcgatatatatatatttgatgaTAATGCTTTGACAAATgccaataaaaattttttcttaaaatgCGTTTCTGTATTCATGTATAACTCTAAAAAATCAAGTaatgatattattataaatattgataaaaatatatttgcataACTATGTAATTGGCATAAATTATTCCCTACATCTATAAACATATCGCTATTATAATCACTAAACCAATATTCATAGCTCCttatattacaaaaaaatgaattattctCAAGATTTTCTATAAACATTAAAGATGTAAATAATGTTTGGAAAATTAAGCAtactaattttataattttgctatttttaaaattaataaaaagaaaatttgcGCCCCAAACTTCTAAAAAATGTACAATGTTGAATATAATTGATAATGAgccaaaaataatatttattatttcaaaaggtttgtaataattataaaatatttcattagtTTGTAAAATATCTGTTTGATCTTCAGgtatgttatatttttttatttcattttctcccaaagacaaaaatgtatatgatagtaaattaaaaagtaacatatatattattgtagttattatttgtaCTAATCTAACAGTTATTAAGAAGGATTTTCCATGGATcctgtttttatattcaatttCTAGTGTTTCTCTCATCCCCCTTATTACCGTGGACTTATTTGTTGgcatcattttttctttcttcaatcttattattaattattttgcattcatatatgattttttatagttcACCAGtaaatgatttatttgatttaattGCGCATATCTTCCTATTTTTCACTATTTTTTCGTTAatcttttgttttaattttccgTTAGATTTCCGCTTTTTTTTCCCTTCTCTTTTGGTGATAACTCAAATTTCAAACGGTATGTGATTGCTAATTTTAACGAattcaaatattaattatctggaggaaaatatagaaattcttcatattttgtgaatattattcttattttgtttcgcttttttttttttttcaaaaagcttaaaaacaaataatttatgttgtattttattgttttataaaaacgTTAAAAATTTTCCTATAAGTATGCATATTCTCCGTTTATactacattttatatttatattattttgttccaTTGTTTAAATGGGTTTCGAATTATCTCATTTTAACAATGAATACAgaaatttaatattcaCAAATATGAGGTAACATTTGTttcaaaacaaattaatatatatgtaaatatatattttttaactatataaaaatattataacttTACGTTTAATTACTGTACACATAATAATGCATGCCATTCGACGCATGTACATaagtattttatattaaactcaattatatatgttatataaatatacaattaaCTTATTGAAgacattttttacataagcatatttattttatacatttatgTAACTCTAAATaactatataataaaatttgcataattttttttattatgttttctattattttcctCGCTATCCATATAATTGGAATTATTTTCGTATATGAAAACTTTCGATTTATGCTATGTAAGTTATTCtgttattttgtattttaactatttatagcatatatactatatttttttaattacagAGTTTTCATATCAGAggttttacaaaaataaaatatatataaatattaacgCAAATTTAAATCTTAATTATagattaaatataattagcaatcataaaaattaagtactgtttaaaaaagtatatataatatttgcaAAGTTTAAacgtattaaaaaattttcattgaTCTATATTTCGAGgtgttattttattattttgaattttttttattttaaaaacaaacaaaaaGGAATGTAATGAATGTTTATCAAAAATGGGAAATACCATAATATAGTCaggcatatatatgtgtagaTTGTTCTGATAAGGTAAAGCTTATTAACCTTTGAAATAtcaaaattgttaatatatgaaacaaaaatgcaaatatatgattaaaaggtataaattataaatgtcTTTTTAGTAGTATGGttgtaatataaaattaaaaaacaaaacataACCATATTAggtatttcatatattcaaCGAAAAGcatttcaaataaataatatttgattGTTTTGCGGTGCTAATATAAGACAATAATGATTTCTTTCTATTGTTATATTCCCTTATATCAAtccttttttgttttctcgATTTTATGCAAATAAATAGATAAATCTTTAACtcttcaatttttatattatgttcagaaatattataagcaatgtaatatttttacgaTATATAGAacgaaattattttatactttATTTGAAATGCCCAATTTTATGGGGATACCAATTTGTTTTCTATTATACatgcataataatagtatatttttttaatgacattcgaaataaatggaacgtttttttatatgattttataaacaGTTATTgtctaaaaatattaaatgtaTGAAGTTTATAATAGTATAAGATATTCAAAGCAAGCTGCTTTATgctaacaaaaaaatataagcgtgtatgaatatattttgggATAGTCTGTTGTGGTTTTattgtacatatatttattttattatcattttttatgaacaaaaaaaatttatataatggaATATTAGTCTATTTaacttatttaaaaataaacaacaTATAGCATATTTATACGTATACTATATAAAGTGGACCTGATCATAGAATACTTATTTCATTATCGTTGCAACTTTTTTCCATAATTGTATTTTaatagtttatttttaatataaattaaagtatattttattatatttttacttttttaagTGATCTCcttttttcgttttatgttttcctttttatttggtaaaattaaaaatgtagcAGACCGACAAACagattaaatttaaatatgatactacgaaaaaaatccataaaaaaaaatatatatattgtatattatatttatgcgtgtataatataaaaaaaaataaatcatatatgcctcttcgttttttattcttcatttttttcaagtaaaaaaaaataataatatatcttatAAAAGCgtagaaaataaagaataaaaaattatgatgctattatttttttaattattatataatgctTTATCATgaagtaaaatatatattcctgatataatttagaaaaaatggGAATATACTGTTTCAGTATTAAACttcaaaaaaagtatatgcatattttatgtgGCCCTTAAGATTTAAGTTCATAACGAGCAAAAAACACCATAAAGGCTATatagtataatatataatagtctatatgtttttataaaataaaatattcacatagatgataatataagtaACAAGgcaatatttaaaagtatGCTATTATTGGGTagtgaataaaatataattaataaattcacAATACACATACGTCGCTGTGTTTATGCGCATATGTAtttaatagtaatataaatatccCATTTTTGAGAGGACCAAATGAAAGAAATTGTACAAAACGATGTTGTTTTGGGAAAAGAAGAGGATGAATGTATTGAAGAAAATGGAGAAACCAATGAAACAAAAGATTttattgtaaataaaaagcggaaaaatgaaactaatgatggaaaaaaaaagaataaaaaaaatgaaatatttgaaCGAACGGATAATACTAATGATCTGAGTGTAGAGGAATCCACTAATAGTGACGAAATGATTAATGAGAAAAAAGGACGTAAGAAAtgtaaaaagtatatagataaaaatgcagaagaaaaagaaaaaatagaagaaTCAGAGTCATCGTCGAGTGCTGAAAACAGCTCGAGTAGTGACGAAGATCATGATggattattattaacatcgaagtttaaaaaaaagttctctaatttattacttaaattaaaaagtaaagattctaatttattaaataaaaaagatgatTGCTTTTTTCATGACAGTGATTTTGATACGGATACGTCCAAGGATGATGTACCAAAAGAGAGCGATGAagaggaaaataaaaataatgataataatgaaaatgaaaagaagAATAGCATAAATTATTCAGAATTTTACAAAGATATATTACTAAAGGAAGGATCACAAGCTTTTGataatgaagaagaaaatcttcttaataaagaaaaagaagcGTATTCTTCAAAAAATCGCAAAAGTTATTTTGATGAACAAGAtgaactaaaaaaaaaaatccttGAAGCATGTAAAATTGCTGATGAGgaatatgcaaaaaataatgatgaaaatgaaggtgacttttttacaataaaagaaaagacagaaaatgaaatattggaagaaaaaaaatattttgaaaattttcttAGCACATCAAACCATATTAAAGAAAgtgataatttattaaaagaatattggaaagataatttaaataaagatgaAGAATTTTTAAgagattatatattaaaagaattatGGAGAGAAGATaaaattcataatatttatgaagAAATAGATGAAATAGATGATGaagaattagaaaaatCGGAAAGATttgaaaaaacatataattttcgaTTTGAAGAACAAAATgggaatattataaattctGCACCAAGGAAAATAGATAATAGTGTAAGacaagaaaatgaaaaaaaaaaaaaaaaaagagatcgaaaaaaagaaaaacgaataaaaaaaagagaattaaaaagaaaaatgcttttagaagaattaaaaaataaagaaaataacaaaGATACGAGTACCACTCtacttaataaaaatggcaataataataattcaaaaaatttagaGCAACATAAagctaataataaaaataaccaAGAGCATAGTGATAATGATTTATGGTATTTATGCGATGAATGCCAATATGCAATTATGCCCTTAAGTTATGTATTTGAATGTAATACATGTGAAAATTTTActttatgtaaaaaatgctttaaaaagggaaaaCATGAACATccattgaaaaaaatgctaGTACCTATATATTGTGAACCACCTGCgaattatgaaaatggtAATGATAATGAGGATGATCAGAATGACATAAATGGAAAAACGAAGAAAAGACGAAAAacacaaaataatgaaatagaaTACTTGGAAAATGATTCTAGTGGATATGAAGATTTAATTGATGATATGCCTataagatataaatatattaaagtAAAACCTAAAGCATTTAATTTAACAACggattttatattaaaaacagATGATACAAAATTAGATGAAATAGTAcctatgaaaaaaatatctcCATATTacgaaaacaaaaaaaagtcaTCTGATCGAAAGCCAAAAAAGAAGTAAATATTCGAGGGGTATAGCAGTATGTATaaacaattaaattttgtagCAGTACAAAGTttttaaagatataaaaaataaaataaatatatgtacttatagttattacatatttttattctttttaatgCTCGAAAATGGAAGAGCAAAAAGgaagtatatatacaaatacaaacataaaaatgaataaacaaaaaaaattggaagTATACAAAATTGTGAAATTGCAATGTTTCAATTTTgcaaatacatttttgtcTGTTTATGTAAATAGACGTTGGTGTTTTATTTGACATATCTTTAATTTcgttattaattttttaaataaaataatgaaaaaaaaatttgcataatacatatttgtCTTTGTGgcatatttattgtattatatacaatgttttatgttttaattaattttgttttttaattttgttcacctttttctcatattttttctttgttttttttcttcgaTTTTTTGTTGTCAAACTCATTGCCAATTATCTTGATAATGGATTTCCCATCATTTTGTAATTTCCATTTAACATATTTCGACGGCATTGAGCATATGCTTTTctcaaaataatacaacTTTCATCAACTTCGTCTAAATTATGATTATGTAAACATTCTTCAAAAGTTCTATctccttttttataacaaacCGTATTTTGATAGCATGCTATCATGtcatttaatatttgcTTACATGAATTTGATGCTTTTCTATGAGGGGTGTCTGAGTTTATGTTGAgcatattcaaaaaaaaaaaacttaacTAATATATGGATAAAATTCGGGAAGAACGAACAATATACTTTTTCAATGgcttatttaaatgaattaaaattaaaattttattcatatcaCACATTGTATACACATATTTGTGTGCATATagaaatgtaaaaatatataattttttaaaatatttttttaatttttattctaaTCCACAACGTAAATgaaaggaaaataattatgatttGTATTTCTGTCtgtcattatttaaaaaaaattaataaataaaaataaatatatgaggGAAATACTTACATAACATAATTTCCCATTAAGAGAAAAGGCAAttggaaataaaatgataaaggTCATACATTTGTGTATATGCCTGCATGTAATATTTGACGAGCTATTATTGGCATATGATGGATAAAAATATCtctacatatttttcaaaataatgaaaaaggaaaaattttttactaactttttcatttattattttcaataacatatatatttcattttaaaatatatattacggATATCAAGATATAgttctataatttttcattttttttttaaattaaaatatttttaacttaATTGAATGCAGTGATAATatgttattttaattaaaaaatgcaatgtaaaaaaatatagcaaTACAAAACAGTTACAACATGACACacaatatatgtatacaaataaaacatcAAAGGAATcgaaaaatgatgaaataacaaaatagttcaggaaaaataaacaactatttttttaggaTTATAGAGATTTTCCCCTATTCGTTTTAACTATGTAGGTAACATTCATTTAAGAGAAATACTTGggttactattttttaaattggaAATTAcaatattgttattatgttttgtgcttttttgtttatccAAATTGTTCTTATCATTAGTTAAtgtttcttttaaattttgaattCTTTCATCAACCGTTGAATGTTTTGGTATATCggatttttgtttatatactttttgattattttcgATTGTTagattatttgtattataacaaaatagagcttttaatatatctttaaCCCACCTATCTCtgttttgtttatttttctcacaaaatataattttctctttattaaatttaacgCTCCAACATTCTCGTGTTTCTTCAATGGTTTCGATTGGTAGTTTAATATGCTCATATGTCAATTCTTTAACAacatttgaatttttaatatctttaattattatactaTTTGATGTTATTTCGACCATATacttaattaaattaaaaatatctcGTGAATTTATTGAAACGTCTAATTCTCCTTTTTCATTAACAGAGCATTCTTTTCCACTTcccataatatttatactatCAGGATTACTAACTTCATTAGTATTTAATTCTTTCTCGATATTTTTAAACTCTAACTGATTATTCTCTTTCATATCTTtgtcatttttaaaactgtTATACTCATCGTCGTCATGTATATCAAACTCAGTTATGTCTTCTGAATAGTTAccattaaaattttgtaattttgGTTTTTCTTGCATAAATGTTTGAGATCTCAAATATTGCAAGTAATTATTTCTTCTTGAGAAATTTTTATGGCCTCTACAAAAGGCTACTAAACAAACAAAGGAAATAGACACAAGGATTTtcattgttatattttattttgttacgATTTACaatgacaaaaaaatatggaacAAAATTGTAGGTTTgttgttaaaaaatgaaaaatttcaaaaataattaatatatcacaaaaaaaatgaagttgaattgtaaaaacaatttgtatataagatggaaaatatatgtggtaacgtatcatttatttcatcttttatggaaattaaaataatatttttatttcgtttatttacacattttgaataataaataaagcaCACCGTTTTATGCGATAATACAAAAGTTATActacttttatttatgtatgcattaatatttttattttccggGGTAATTGGGAAAAGGAATATAGGtgaatgaaaatatgaacgtgtaaaaaaaaataaataaataccatgcatatttataatatacataaatagcAATATAAAGTGGCTTATtcaatgaaaaaaattgtgtatTTACAGGGATATACAATAATGGATAttcatgtatatatgcatttattcTTAGAAGCACAAAGAATCATATATACACTTGCACACaactaaaaattttataagggaataggataaaaaaaaacaccaTCCAGCTAGCtgtagaaataataaaattatttcaaattttgatataaaaaataatcacaTGCTTGTTTATagtttttctatatttttttgttttgttaattaaaatattaatctATATTGTCAATATAATTGTTTAAGTTAAATTTC encodes:
- a CDS encoding protein KRI1, putative, which translates into the protein MKEIVQNDVVLGKEEDECIEENGETNETKDFIVNKKRKNETNDGKKKNKKNEIFERTDNTNDLSVEESTNSDEMINEKKGRKKCKKYIDKNAEEKEKIEESESSSSAENSSSSDEDHDGLLLTSKFKKKFSNLLLKLKSKDSNLLNKKDDCFFHDSDFDTDTSKDDVPKESDEEENKNNDNNENEKKNSINYSEFYKDILLKEGSQAFDNEEENLLNKEKEAYSSKNRKSYFDEQDELKKKILEACKIADEEYAKNNDENEGDFFTIKEKTENEILEEKKYFENFLSTSNHIKESDNLLKEYWKDNLNKDEEFLRDYILKELWREDKIHNIYEEIDEIDDEELEKSERFEKTYNFRFEEQNGNIINSAPRKIDNSVRQENEKKKKKRDRKKEKRIKKRELKRKMLLEELKNKENNKDTSTTLLNKNGNNNNSKNLEQHKANNKNNQEHSDNDLWYLCDECQYAIMPLSYVFECNTCENFTLCKKCFKKGKHEHPLKKMLVPIYCEPPANYENGNDNEDDQNDINGKTKKRRKTQNNEIEYLENDSSGYEDLIDDMPIRYKYIKVKPKAFNLTTDFILKTDDTKLDEIVPMKKISPYYENKKKSSDRKPKKK
- a CDS encoding crystalloid-specific PH domain-containing protein, putative, which encodes MKILVSISFVCLVAFCRGHKNFSRRNNYLQYLRSQTFMQEKPKLQNFNGNYSEDITEFDIHDDDEYNSFKNDKDMKENNQLEFKNIEKELNTNEVSNPDSINIMGSGKECSVNEKGELDVSINSRDIFNLIKYMVEITSNSIIIKDIKNSNVVKELTYEHIKLPIETIEETRECWSVKFNKEKIIFCEKNKQNRDRWVKDILKALFCYNTNNLTIENNQKVYKQKSDIPKHSTVDERIQNLKETLTNDKNNLDKQKSTKHNNNIVISNLKNSNPSISLK
- a CDS encoding cytochrome c oxidase assembly factor 5, putative, translated to MLNINSDTPHRKASNSCKQILNDMIACYQNTVCYKKGDRTFEECLHNHNLDEVDESCIILRKAYAQCRRNMLNGNYKMMGNPLSR